The Amblyraja radiata isolate CabotCenter1 chromosome 1, sAmbRad1.1.pri, whole genome shotgun sequence genome contains a region encoding:
- the tada2b gene encoding LOW QUALITY PROTEIN: transcriptional adapter 2-beta (The sequence of the model RefSeq protein was modified relative to this genomic sequence to represent the inferred CDS: inserted 2 bases in 1 codon): MAELGKKYCVYCLADVTSLRLRCTECQDIELCPECFSAGAEIGSHRRWHGYQLVDGGRLTVWGPEAEGGWTSREEELLLDAIEQYGFGNWEDVARLAGARAPPEVMEHYVSAYVHGNLGRACIPDVIPNRVTDHTCPGGAGAPLSPSLTTPLPPLDITEAEQQQLGYMPLRDDYEVEYLQEAEALISGLALNYDDEEVDIELKRAHVDMYVRRLRERQRRKDVARDHGLVPAFLGRERREQRERAPPLGGGGSGQGEGVGGGGXAVAAAAVAARDRGGESSSCREERELRARLRPACQLLTAREFDDCFENLRRERTLRAKVRELQRHRRNGIASSEESAEYEAARHKRERRKELRASGAGITAAITTVVAAATTTTTGGGGGGATTNTAATTAAKRPKDESAASAAAAAAADFNNAMENLSGFDLLSEREKVLCGSLNLSPGRYLTVKTIIIKDYLQKRQGIPSKSRLPGYLDKVLKKRILSFLTESGWIARDTS; encoded by the exons ATGGCGGAGCTGGGCAAGAAGTACTGCGTCTACTGCCTGGCCGACGTGACGAGCCTGCGGCTCCGCTGCACCGAGTGCCAGGACATTGAGCTGTGCCCCGAGTGCTTCTCGGCCGGCGCCGAGATCGGCAGCCACCGTCGCTGGCACGGCTACCAGCTGGTGGACGGAGGCAGGTTGACGGTGTGGGGGCCCGAGGCGGAGGGCGGCTGGACGAGCCGGGAGGAGGAGCTGCTGCTCGACGCCATCGAACAGTACGGCTTCGGCAACTGGGAGGACGTGGCGCGCCTGGCGGGGGCGCGCGCGCCGCCGGAAGTGATGGAACATTACGTCAGCGCGTACGTGCACGGCAACCTGGGGCGCGCCTGCATCCCCGACGTCATCCCCAACCGCGTCACCGACCACACCTGCCCGGGCGGGGCGGGCGCGCCGCTGTCGCCCAGCCTCACCACGCCGCTGCCGCCGCTCGACATCACCGAGGCGGAGCAGCAGCAGCTGGGCTACATGCCGCTGCGCGACGACTACGAGGTGGAGTACCTGCAGGAGGCCGAGGCGCTCATCAGCGGCCTGGCGCTCAACTACGACGACGAGGAGGTGGACATCGAGCTGAAGCGCGCGCACGTCGACATGTACGTGCGGCGGCTGCGCGAGCGGCAGCGGCGCAAGGACGTGGCGCGCGACCACGGGCTGGTGCCCGCCTTCCTGGGGCGCGAGCGGCGGGAGCAGCGGGAGCGAGcgccgccact cggcggcggcggcagcggccaggGAGAGGgagtcggcggcggcgg agcagtggCAGCGGCGGCGGTAGCGGCCCGTGATCGAGGGGGGGAGTCGTCGTCGTGCCGGGAGGAGCGTGAGCTGCGCGCGCGGCTGAGGCCCGCCTGCCAGCTGCTGACGGCGCGCGAGTTCGACGACTGCTTCGAGAACCTGCGGCGggagcgcacgctgcgggccaaggTGCGCGAGCTGCAGCGGCACCGGCGCAACGGCATCGCCAGCAGCGAGGAGTCGGCAGAGTACGAGGCGGCTCGACACAAGCGGGAGCGCCGCAAGGAGCTGCGGGCCAGCGGTGCTGGCATCACCGCCGCCATCACCACCGTCGTCgccgccgccaccaccaccaccaccggcggcggcggcggggggGCGACAACCAACACGGCCGCCACAACCGCAGCCAAGCGGCCCAAGGACGAGTCGGCGGCTTCAGctgcggccgccgccgccgccgacttCAACAACGCCATGGAGAACCTCTCCGGCTTCGACCTGCTCTCCGAGCGGGAAAAAGTCCTGTGCGGCTCGCTGAACCTGAGCCCCGGGCGCTACCTCACCGTCAAGACCATCATCATCAAGGACTACCTGCAGAAGAGGCAGGGCATCCCGTCCAAGAGCCGCCTGCCCGGCTACTTGGACAaggtgctgaagaagaggataTTGAGCTTCCTAACTGAGAGCGGCTGGATCGCCCGGGACACTTCTTGA